In the genome of Arachis stenosperma cultivar V10309 chromosome 6, arast.V10309.gnm1.PFL2, whole genome shotgun sequence, the window CttcaaaattagaaaaaaaaaaaaagagatggTCAATAGAAATAGTAAATACCATGTTAATACCaatagtaaagaaaaaaaaaaccatcaTCCAAActtatagaaaaaatataaactatTCAGAATCTAGCATGAGCCATTTAAATAAGGTGGAAAATCAGGTGAAGTTAACTTTACATAAAGTTGATATCTAAGAGTCGttagataatttaattgatttgactaaatttttatccaACAGCTCTCAGATATTAATTTCATGTAAAGTCGcttcacctgagttttcacctttAAATAAAGGTAAATATCAATAGGACAAAGTACTATTATCATGTTTATCCAGAATCAAGTTATGAAGAGTCACCTCACTTGTTTCTCTATAATGCACAAGAACAATATGCTCATATGTCCTGCCATGAAACAACAGAATATCAATTATTCTGAACAAATGTTACAATAACATATGCACAAACATTTCTCAAAGAGCAGTTATGTATATATTAGGTTCATTATTCCAGAGTTAATAAAGTTATCTCAGAAGTTCTTTTTcaacatttagttatcccctgTATGAACTTTTTCCTCACAATGGTGCTGATTGGTGAAGTAATACTGTAATAGTTAAAAGTTACTCACGAATCCAACATCCAATAGCTTTACCTCTGGAAAGTAGGGTTCTCCTCTCCATGTGCAGAGTAACAATTTAAGGTTTTGACAGTTCCAACCTAATGATGCAAATCATTATAATTGAAGATTGTGAAAATCAATATAGAGATCAAAAGGCAAAGAAGTATTTCATAAATGAAAGTTGCAAAGTACCTTAAGGCGTTCGTGTGCCTCTCCAAACAGTCCTTCCGTCTTTCTTCTTGCTCCAATTATGGCCATCTCTACGAAAGAAGCACAGGACTCTTTTGTTAAAGAGAAAAAGTGATCCCCCTGTTGTGGAGAATAAATCAATAGTTTTATTGTTCTGTTAGTGAAAAATAAATCGCAATATAAAACTCATTCCCAAAATTGACATGTAACATTTCATTAGGTGTTAATTAGATGACCAAAAATAATTCACATGTTTCAAACACTATATTTGGACAAAATAGTAGAGCCTGGAAACTGAATTTTGTCATTAGGTTTTAGGACAAAATAGGAATGCTTGTGTTTCCTTAGGAATCAGAGTTAATGTCAATGTATTATAGAAGTTTGGAGggaaaaagttttcaaaatataaaaatagtgAATATTGACATCAATGGTGTTTGTCCCACGTGTGATGTATTGGATATAGGTCAATGTGATATTGTTGCATCTATCCATGGCTAAACTTGTGATTTTATCGAAGCATTCAGAGCCCTGGATGTGAGCATGTATTTGTGATAGATGATAGTAAGCAATGCATACAATATTCCCTAATATCTCATAGGAGCTGTAATCTCTCCTATTGAGACTCGCCGTTACCATTGAGTACTAGATGCAAGTGCTGTGTGCAGTCTTTTTCCCATCATATACAAGGGAATGACTTGCAATGAAATGGTATGAGGAGGCAAGGAATTAAGTAGAACAAAACATGATAACCCAGTATTTTGTTTGTAGGATTCATGTCACTCTTTCTTTATTATACCTGATAGTATTAGAATAGAAAGTCTAATTTTTAAGACAAACTCAAACATGACTTGAAGCACTTTCCTATGGAACCAACTAAACACTGGCATTATCAATGTATTTAATTTACAACAGTGTAAAtctttatcaataatgaaaattCTAACAAAAGAAGATGATTAGAAAGAGAATGTTACCAGATGGTGCTTAGAACCATGCTAAACACATATAGCGGGTAAAACCAAAGCAGCTGCAGGAAATAATCAgaaaatatgagatatggagcAAGCATATTACAGGATATGAAGAATCATAGATCATTATGCAACTAGTGCTTACCAAAGTGTGAAATAAAAAGTAAAACTAGTTCACAATTTCGACGTCAGCTATTTGTCAAAATTTCATCTAGCATAAATTCTCGTCATAACGAAATAAACGATGAGTGATTTGTATAGGTAATATATTTtcaacaaagaaaaatatttaaaatacctACAATTTAGATTTGAAATCCTCTAGCGATCAGTGCATCAAATTGCATTCATGATTCAGTTCAAGCTCTCTAACCACAACTTGTAACTTGTAAGCAAGGAGAAAGGTTATCAACATGTCAACATGCCAATCTAGAATCTATAATAATATGAGCAAAACATAGCACTCTGAATATAGCAAATATCGTACCCCTCCAGTGCCAACAGCCATTGCAGGAGCAATGAGAACACTAGCTTTCTTTAGGAAGTCAGCTGCCTCAGGAGTACAGGGCATGTTGGAACCTAGCATTCAAATAATATATGGAAGTCACCATTAGTATTTATgagagacaaaaaatataccCAAAGAGCAAAGACATATTGCACccttaaagaaaaaaaaataccttcTACTAGTAGACGACAACCTGCATTAACCAAATTAATGGTATCAGATTGTTCAATTTCATTTTGCGAAGCACAAGGAAATGCAACATCACACCTTTCATTCTAGGGTTTTGCTTCGTCATAATATTTGGACCGAGCATAGGTCTTTGAATAGTCTCTACATAAATCAATGTTATGACTTATTAAAAACGGATGACATTTTCTATAAGGAAATcagaaaaaaaattcgaaaatacaCTCTGTAATTTTCCATGCCAAGCTAGATTCCACATCAataaaagcaaaataaacaacAAATTAGTAAATCTAAAGCATAAATTCACCAAAACAAATATCAAATCAAATAGGAATCCTACCAAACTAGAAATAAATAAACGGAGATAAATAGAACAATTAATATTATGAACAATATTCATGaagattaattaaataatacacAGTATTTTCCTTACTTACTTGAAATTTGTAATTGAATATGAAGTTAGTACTCTACCTTTTTCTAATACTAAGTAAGCAAgtggtttttcttttttttcttttaaattttgttttatataatCACATTGTAAAACTAATGTGACTAATTGAGCTGAAGTAATGTGATGAATTGATTATACTAATTAAGTTTAACAAACACCAAATTCAGAATTTCATGATGAAAATAGTAGATACAAAcattacaaaaataaatttaataatcagagagagacagagaggAACTTACAAGAAGCTGCGACAGCGACGTGCTATGGCGACGGGATCACAACGACAGCGATCAGCAAAGACGTTGCAATGACGAGTTTGTGGAAGAAGAAAAACTTATATGCAGATTCACAAATCAcaataagagagagagagagagagagagtgagagagaaagagagaaagagagagaggaacTTATATGAAGAGAATGGCGCAGCGGGCTCGgcggaggagaagaagaagaatacgAAAAAGTTCTGCTCTCAGGCAGAAGACGGCGGATTTTCTCAAGAgtcggagaagaagaagctcTGCTCTCTACCTCTCTCCGTGACCATGACTCTGTTTTGGTCTTTACTCTTGGGCGTTGGAAGAGAAGAAGAGTCGTCACTCTAGACTCTGATTCTCTGAAGATTTTTGTTGATAAATGAGTGAAACGAGTAGAGACGCGGGAAGCAATCGCGGGAGTAGTTTTTTGTTGATAAAAATTGACGACTATTTTGTCgattttagttaaaataaaaatcaacacTCTATCCgtctattttatataataaatctATACCGTTCACTCAATTTAGAAAAGTGAACTTTATTGTCTAAATTTATCGACAATAGAAACTGTcgatattttaattattaaaatagataatcagtatgttgattttaaagaaaaaaaatttttgaccccTTTTTCATTAGTAATTTGACAATAGTAGTAAGGTGTTAAAAAATTGTCAAAATAATAGACGACATTGTcgtcgattttaatattttatttttaatcctcCCTTTTTCATTTTATCGACGACAAGCCGTCAAAAAATATCGAGGGAAAACTTAACCGTCGATTTTTGGCGTTGATAATTATACTGTTTCTTGTAGTGTGCAATTTACTTGAGATTGTTGAGAATTTTTGTTAGAAGCATGAAATTGACATCCCTGATATGAGCACACAATAAACAATTGAAAGAGGTCGATCTCGTCAACCAAAGATAACAGTTGAACATTATTATCGGGTAGATGTGTTTTTTACAGCAATTGACTCTCAAATACAAGAGTTAAATAGTATTCAATGAAAAAATTATTGAACTTTTGACTTTAAGTATTTCTTTGGATCATAAAGACAATTTTAAGTTGTTTAATATTCAGATTATATGCAAGTTAGTTGAAAAGTTTTATCTTTCAGATTTCTCTATCGTGAAATGATTTTTTTGAATGCTCAATTATAACATTATGCATTTGATATACCGAATCATTTAAAAGATGTTGGTACAGTTTTTGAGTTATGTCAAAGATTGAAAGaaacaggaaaataaaaaacttagcATTTGGTTGATAGATTGATTCGTAATGTCTTGACTTTTTTAATATCTACAGCAATAACAGAAAGAGCTTTCTCgttaataaaatttgttaaaacAAAGTTTCAGAGTAAAATGGTAGATGACTTTCTTGTAGATAATTTAGTCATTTATATTGAAAAATAGTTGCAGCTAATTTCAATACAAATTCAATAATAGATgactttaaattaaaaaaaacgtCGAGATCAATTGTCTATGTAagttacaaattttaattcattttaacTCTAGctctattattatttaattttttcatcGCATAAGTTATAGTTGtgatttaaaatatttacaaaagcataatatattttttagtaattttgcaagaaacttctaaaaaaattgaatagtatttaaaaattttaaatgtaataacctatatctataaaatttgagattattttttagatatttatgtttaattatttgaataaataatatatttaatcatcttataaaaataaattctaaattttagttgtcatttttaattaaatatatatatttaattattttttattaaaataaaaaataaaaaaattagtccGAATTAAATATTGTCTAGCTTGGTCCTGCTCCTAGCCATATGGCGTATCATGTTTTGCGTGTCAGCTGTGTCTTTCTTTAGGATATGATGTTTCTCACTTTAGATTTGCTGAGAGGGTACCGATAAGGCTTCaacaatttcaaaaataatcataaaaaagaGTCTCAacatattttcatttttaataataatgttCCGTTCTTGTCTTCTTGACCTATCAGTCCGATCTATCACTCTCTTCCCCCTCAGCTTTTATTTCTGTCCTTCGCCACACAATGTGCTTTCAGCAGCtcacttatttattttatttttattgttaagtCCAATAAAAACACATATAACGTCGACAATTGATTTGGAATTCACTCCACTTTTCCAAATAAacaatgaaaaatatttatgttaattAACAAGTGATGGTTTTTCGTCCATGTAATATATGGACGAcacttaataataatatactcaTGTTTTGTAGTTTAATCAATATACTCATAAACAATggcttcttttttatttaaataaaaataaattatttactCGAATAATCGAACTACAGAAAAataaagcagaaaaaaaaaaatcatcttcATGTTAGAAGAACAAAAAGACTCTTTTTTTTCTGCACATTACCAGAATAATCTTTCTAAATACTTGAAATGAACACCTACTAATTTCATCTTAACTATATATTTGTCACTTGTGACTTGACATAGTAAAATTAGGTCATATAAAACATAATTTCAGACTTCTTCAAGTTAAGACAGTTCATAGTAGTAGACAAATGACTGCATTGCtagtaattaatattattatattaggGAACCATTTAAATAAagatgtttaaaatattttttttaaattgttttaaataattaaaatttaatatatataattgattaaattatgttatttttattaaaattagattaGATAAATTGATTATTTGGCCAAAAAATCGATAAACTATATCTTGAAccgatctaaattaatatttttttataaaaaataattacaatatttctatttaaaaaattactaaaatattcttttatatatacatattttaaaaactctaaattctaacctttttttctttttgtcgtTATAGagttagaatttaggatttttaaaattaaaaaatatataataaacatatttttgtcattttctataataaggttattgtagtcattttttataaaaaagaatattaatttaaatcggTTTAAGATTTGGTTTACCAATtttttgattaaattaatttgcataatctaattttgacaaaaataatataatttaattaattatatatattaaattttagttaataataaatattttaaaaaaaaaaacatttcaAACATCTTTATTGGAATATCTATACAAAAGGCACGGTGATTGGTGAATAATGCCACGTTCGCTTCACATGCAGCTAAGTATGTAGCTAATTTAACCCGGACCAGTTCCATAAAATAAGTGGACAACATTGTAATCGACTTCACATCACATTTTAATTGTATTTTGGACCACTTAATAACTTACCGATGAACATACAGAAAACCTGAAAATAAAATGGACCGCTAatcatctcttttttttttttttttggtcaagaCCGCTAATCAACTCTTAGGCATCGAGAAATTAAATGACGTGTTACCCTTCTTTGTGGATTGTGACCACTAGCCCAATCAAAACATTTCATGTGGCGATGGCATTGACATACTTCGCACAAGAATGTCGTGGGGCTGGATTCCGGAGTATTGGCCTAACGGAAAAACATTTGAAATGTGCTAGCAGATAGTATAATATTGAACGTGTACGTTAATAATTTGCCAAacatttttattgtttttcgaattttatggaaaaaaataaaaaaaattattttttgtttcatccttctatttttataaaatttttaaaataaaaaatactaaaataaaaacagaaaataaaaaacacaaactaaatacacttttagtttttcttttctatttttcttgtaTTCAAGTCAATTTAATCATCTTAGATTAGTCGTAATAGCAATTGAGATAGAGTAAAGAATTGAAAGCATGAGAGTGTTCTCATGCATTGATACAGAAAGTAGAAttggagaaagagaagaagactTAAGACACAGAAATAGAAGTGAAAGTAAAAGTGTGAAACTGAAAACTAATGCATTACAATTGTAACTACTGTATTAAATAATAGAGTAATACAATATATATAGTAAAGTTATCAATAGAGACTAACTAATTCACTTATATTCATTCACAGGCCCCTCAAACTTAGTAATGGGTTGAAGAACCACTCTAAGTTTGTCTCAAAATTTGTGAAATAGAGATGATAAAAGGGATTTAGTGATAATATCCCCAATCTAATCTATAGAGGATATATGGAGGACATAGAGTTGTTTTTTATTCACCATCTCTCTTAGGTAGTAGGTCAATTTCCAAGTGTTTGCACCTAGTATGAAGGACCGGGTTAGCCGCTAATGAGCAAGAACTTTGATTATCACAGTAAATAGTATGTGCTATTGATTGTGGAATCCGAAGCTCCTTTAGAAGATACTGTATAGATACTAGTTCTGACTGACATGCTGCCATGCTCCTATACTCTGCCTCAGTGCTACTGCGACTAACTTTGGCTTGCTTATTGCTCCTCCATGATACCAAATTGCTTCCTAAGTATACACAATAGCCAGTAATCAAAATCCTGTCCCCCAAATTCCTTGCCCAATCTGCGTCTGCGAATGCAAGTAGTCTCAAGTCAgcacattttttaaatttaatacatGCTAATACTGTACCTGCAATATATCTGAGGATGCGTTTGACAGCTTTCCAGTGCTCAATTGTTGGAGAGTGCATGTATTGAGAGACCTTGTTCACATAGAAAGAAAGATCTGGTCTTGAAATAGTCAAATACTGAAGTGATCCAACAATCTCTCTATACAATTTAGGATCCTGAAAATGATCAACATCATTTGATGTAAGCTTCAAGGCTGAGACCATAGGGGTAGCCATTGAATTTGCAGTGTCTATTTTGGCCTTTTATAGCAGATCTCGAGCATATTTTTGTTGAGAAACTAGAATGGATCCATCTGTTAAATAAGAGAATTCTAACCCAGGAAAATAACTGAAATTTCCAAGATCTTTAAGGGGAAAGATTTTATTGAGATCAGAGATAAGTTTGTCTATTTCACCAATGTCACTTCCAGTAACAACAATATCATCTACATAGGCTAAGAGAAAGGTGGTATATGTATTAGTGTGTTTAACAAACAATGAAATATCACTTTTGGTTCTAGTGAAATCAAACTATAATAACGTAGCAGTCAATGTATTAAACAAGCTCTTGGAGCTCGCTTCAATCCATAGATTACTTTGTTAAACTTACAAACATGTAATGCATTCCCAAATTGGTAACCTGCTGGTGGAGACATGTATACCTCTTCTTCAAGAATACCATTTAGAAAGGcattatcaaaatcaaattgcCTTAGTGTCCATCCACGTGATAGAGCTATAGTAATTATAATTCTCACGGTAGTAGGTCTCACAACTCGACTGTATATATTTGACTGTAATCTATGCCTTCAACCTGCAAAAAATCCTTTGCAACTAACCTGAATTTGTACCTGATGATGTTGCCTAATGAATCTCTTTTTACATCAAATACCCATTTAGAATCAATAACAGTTTTATGCTTTAATGGTTCAACTAAATCCCAGGTGTTACATCTTACTAAAGCCTGTATTTCAGCATCTATTGCATTTTTCTAGTGTAAACACTGAAGAGCTTATTTAACATTCTTTGGGGTATTGTTAATCAAATCATAAGGTTCTACTGAAGTTATAGCTAATGCTTGAGTTTATTGCTTCTGGTTTTTGATCTTGTGAGCATATTGTGAGTATTAAAAAATGTAGTAGAACTAGTATTTGTAGCATTTTCAAAAGGTAGACAGATTTTAAGGCCTTAAGTTGGGATGGAAGAATTTTGATTGAGGCTAGTACTAAAAGAGGTATGCTCAGTAATTTGAGTGTCAGGGCAAGTAGTCGATGAGGGAGAATCTGAGATATCTAAAGAGGTAGAGTTTAGGGAGGGTTAGAAGGTTTGGGTGAAGTGTTGAATGTAAAAGCTAGCAGATCTTTAACTGTATCATGGTTCActactaaatttttattgtgAATAGAGAATTGTAAGAAAATTCAGTTTTATCAAATATCACATGTCTCGAATAGTAAATTTTTTCATCTTTAGTCATGCACTTATAACCACTGTAGTTACTATCATAGCCAAGAAATAAGCACTTTTCTGATTTAAAAGCAAACTTTACTTTGTTAGAAGATCTCAAATAAGGAAAGCAAACACATCCAAATATTTTAAAGTTCTTATAATCTGATAATTttccaaataaaatttcaaaaggTGATTTATTTTCTAATACAGAACTTGGTAATCTATTGATGATATATACTGCTGATAGAAAGGAGTCTTCCCAAAATAACATTGGTAATACAGCAGTAGCCAAAAGTGACAATCCTACTTCGATTATATGCCTATGTCTTCTCTCTACACTATCTTGTTGTTGATGTGTGTAGGGACATGAGATTCTATGCATAATACCATGTTCAGTTAAAAATTGAGTGAAGGAGTGTGACATGAATTCCATACCTCTATCAGTTTGCAAAGCCTTAATCTTCAATCCTGTTTGAGTTTCCATAAacacttttataattttttaatgctTGTAGTGACTGAGATTTATGAGTGAGTAAAAAAATAGTTATGTATTTTGTATGAGCATCCACAAATGAGATGTAGTATCTATATATATTTCTAGACATTATAGAGGCAGGCCCCCAAATATCAACAAAAACAAGGTCTAATGGTGTTGTATAGACTGACTCAAATTTTGCAAAAGGCAACTGATGTACTTTTTTATAGCACAATTTTTAGAATCAAATTGAATAGGAACTCCACATGTTTTCAAGACAGAAAGTACAGTTTTTATTGAACTGTGACCTAGGCGTTTATGCCAAAGGTCAAGGGTTACATTTTTGTTTCTTTGAGCTACAAATGCTTTCTTAATAGAATAATCTGTAATGCTATGCTTACAAGAAACTGAATTATTCAAAGAACTATGCATTAAGGATTTATTAAGCACAGgaacaaacaaatttttaaaggaATATATGCCATTTCTAGCTTTGCCTTGGAGAAGAATTTCTTGAGAGTGCTGATCATGCACAATACAATCATAACgccaaaattcaaaatagacATAGTTATCTAAAGCAAATTGAGATACACTTAATAAATTCTGTGTGATTTCAGGGACATGAAgtaatttatttaaaagaaacTTGATTTTACTGTCTTTATCACAAAGAATTGAGGTTCCTTGAGATAGAATTTTCGTACCTTGACCATTACTTACAAACAATTTATCAGAATTTGAAATGGAAGAGTTGGAATTCAGCAAGTTAAGTGAATCTGGTGTAACATGGTGGCTTGCTCCTGAATCTGGGTACCATA includes:
- the LOC130932662 gene encoding calmodulin-binding transcription activator 4-like, which gives rise to MAIIGARRKTEGLFGEAHERLKVGTVKTLNCYSAHGEENPTFQRTYEHIVLVHYRETSEVTLHNLILDKHDNSTLSY